The Bacteroides fragilis NCTC 9343 genome includes the window TAAACGATCGGCGGTTGTCCGATAGAACACTGCCGATCGTTGTTTATTGATTACACTTACTTGTGCTCTTTCAACTTTTCAAAGATCAGTCCTTCCAGTTCTTCAGCAAGTTCTGGATTGTCGGCGATACATTGTTTTGCTGCATCGCGACCTTGGCCCAATTTTGTGTCGTTGTAGCTATACCATGAACCGCTTTTCTTGATAATTCCCAAATCCGCTCCCAGGTCAATGATTTCTCCCGAATGTGATATGCCTTCACCAAACATAATATCGAATTCTGCCTTGCGGAAAGGAGGAGCTACCTTATTTTTCACAACTTTGACTTTCGTCTGCTTACCAATCACTTCTTCACCGTCTTTGATCTGCTGTGAACCGCGGATATCCAAACGTACGGAAGCATAGAATTTTAATGCATTACCACCGGTTGTTGTTTCCGGATTACCGAACATTACACCGATTTTCTCACGCAACTGGTTGATGAAGATACAGGTTGTACGAGTCTTGCTTACAGCTGATGTTAACTTACGTAATGCCTGTGACATTAGGCGGGCTTGCAAGCCCACTTTGTTGTCACCCATATCCCCTTCAATTTCAGCTTTCGGAGTCAAGGCGGCTACAGAGTCCACTACGATGATGTCAATAGCTGAAGAGCGTATCAATTGTTCTGCAATTTCCAACGCCTGTTCTCCGTTATCGGGTTGCGAGATGAACAGGTTATCCACATCTACTCCCAGTTTAGCCGCATAGAAGCGGTCAAAAGCATG containing:
- the recA gene encoding recombinase RecA, with translation MAKKEDELNFETDNNKMASSEKLKALQAAMDKIEKSFGKGSIMKMGEEVVEQVEVIPTGSIALNAALGVGGYPRGRIIEIYGPESSGKTTLAIHAIAEAQKAGGIAAFIDAEHAFDRFYAAKLGVDVDNLFISQPDNGEQALEIAEQLIRSSAIDIIVVDSVAALTPKAEIEGDMGDNKVGLQARLMSQALRKLTSAVSKTRTTCIFINQLREKIGVMFGNPETTTGGNALKFYASVRLDIRGSQQIKDGEEVIGKQTKVKVVKNKVAPPFRKAEFDIMFGEGISHSGEIIDLGADLGIIKKSGSWYSYNDTKLGQGRDAAKQCIADNPELAEELEGLIFEKLKEHK